The Thermoanaerobaculia bacterium genome segment CGGGCCTTTTTTGATCGAACGAGCCATCGCTTACTTCCTTCGACGGACGATCATCGCGTCCGTTCGTTTGTTGTTGCGGGTCTTGAAGCCCTTCGTCTTCCATCCCCAGGGGGAGACCGGATGCCGGCCGCCCGACGTCTTGCCTTCGCCCCCGCCCATCGGATGGTCGACGGGATTCATCGAGACGCCGCGGTTGTGCGGCCGCCACCCGAGCCAGCGCGAGCGGCCGGCCTTCCCGATCGAGAGGTTCTCGTGCTCGAGATTTCCGACCTGGCCGATCGTCGCGTAGCAGTCGATGAAGATCTTCCGCGTCTCGCCGGAAGGAAGGCGCACCTGCGCGTAATCGCCCTCCTTCGCCATGAGCTGGGCCGCCGCGCCCGCGGAGCGGACCATCTGTCCCCCCTTGCCGCGCTTCAGCTCGATGTTGTGGATCGTCGTGCCGACGGGGATGCCGCGCAGCGGCAGCGCATTGCCGGGAAGGATGTCGGC includes the following:
- the rplB gene encoding 50S ribosomal protein L2, which translates into the protein MPVKSFKPTSAGRRFQTSMTFSEITADRPEKSLVVPKRRTGGRNSSGQITSRFMGGGHKRQYRIIDFRREKTDVPASVASIEYDPNRTANIALLHYADGEKRYILAPVGLEVGARVVSGPKADILPGNALPLRGIPVGTTIHNIELKRGKGGQMVRSAGAAAQLMAKEGDYAQVRLPSGETRKIFIDCYATIGQVGNLEHENLSIGKAGRSRWLGWRPHNRGVSMNPVDHPMGGGEGKTSGGRHPVSPWGWKTKGFKTRNNKRTDAMIVRRRK